A genomic region of Armatimonadota bacterium contains the following coding sequences:
- a CDS encoding ketoacyl-ACP synthase III: MCQTKATPSHPEVQQIVTRAAILGLGIHVPPRILTNADLEKIVETSDEWIVTRTGIRTRRIVDGDQAASDLAVPAAKAALRDAGISAAELDLIICGTTTPDMIFPATACLVQERIGAARAGAFDLLAACSSFVYGVVTAAQMIEAGIVRHVLVLGAEVLTRLADWRDRTTSVLIGDGAGAVVMGPSSGGGGVLSTVVGSDGSAADILKLPSGGSRIPMTEEVVAKGLHRARMDGQSVFKLAVRIVPETILEVVRKAGLSLDDISLVVPHQANQRITEAVARAIGLPLERFVSTIESYGNTSSASVPISLWEARSDGRMKDGDHLVLIGFGGGFTWAACVLTWGR; encoded by the coding sequence ATGTGTCAGACGAAAGCCACGCCCAGCCATCCAGAGGTACAGCAGATCGTCACGCGGGCCGCCATCCTGGGGCTCGGCATCCATGTCCCGCCGCGGATCCTGACCAACGCCGACCTAGAGAAGATCGTCGAAACCAGCGACGAGTGGATCGTCACGCGGACCGGCATCCGGACGCGGCGGATAGTTGACGGCGACCAGGCCGCGTCCGACCTGGCCGTACCCGCGGCCAAAGCCGCGCTGCGCGACGCGGGGATCTCGGCGGCGGAACTAGACCTGATCATCTGCGGGACCACGACACCCGACATGATCTTCCCTGCCACCGCGTGCCTTGTCCAGGAACGGATCGGCGCGGCGCGGGCCGGGGCGTTCGATCTGCTGGCCGCCTGCTCGAGTTTCGTCTACGGCGTGGTCACCGCCGCGCAGATGATCGAAGCCGGGATTGTCAGGCACGTGCTCGTCCTTGGCGCCGAGGTGCTGACCCGACTCGCGGATTGGAGAGACCGCACCACCAGCGTACTCATCGGAGACGGCGCCGGAGCCGTCGTGATGGGTCCTTCCTCGGGGGGCGGCGGCGTGCTGTCGACGGTCGTCGGCTCGGACGGCTCCGCCGCGGACATCCTCAAGCTGCCTTCGGGCGGCAGCCGCATCCCCATGACCGAGGAGGTCGTCGCCAAAGGCCTCCACCGCGCCCGCATGGACGGGCAGTCGGTGTTCAAGCTCGCTGTGCGGATCGTGCCCGAGACTATCCTTGAGGTCGTTCGAAAGGCGGGGCTCTCGCTGGACGACATCTCGCTGGTGGTGCCGCATCAGGCCAACCAGCGCATTACCGAAGCAGTGGCCCGCGCGATTGGCCTCCCGCTGGAGCGGTTCGTCAGCACCATCGAGTCCTACGGAAACACCTCCTCGGCGTCGGTGCCCATCTCGCTCTGGGAAGCACGGTCCGACGGCCGCATGAAGGACGGCGATCACCTCGTGCTGATCGGCTTCGGCGGCGGCTTCACCTGGGCCGCATGCGTGCTCACCTGGGGACGGTAG
- a CDS encoding ABC transporter ATP-binding protein: MGEYLLEVVRLNAFYGTSHVLQDVSLAAGHECVAVVGRNGMGKTTLLRSILRMTPPASHGLITFRGRRIDGLHSHQAASLGIGYVPQGRRLFPSLSVDEHLRLTFRKGADGTAWTPDAVYDLFPEIARRRKLPGTRLSGGEQQMLAIGRALVTNPALLLLDEPSEGLAPLVVQHLIATLRRLREMGTALLLVEQQQRIADVLADRVYVLTAGRIVHHATGKEFAVDTEARRQHLGI; the protein is encoded by the coding sequence ATGGGTGAATACCTGCTCGAAGTCGTCCGTCTGAATGCCTTCTACGGTACGAGCCATGTGCTCCAGGACGTGTCGCTCGCGGCGGGGCACGAGTGCGTCGCGGTTGTTGGGCGCAACGGCATGGGGAAGACAACCCTCTTGCGCTCGATACTGCGCATGACCCCGCCCGCCTCTCACGGCCTCATCACGTTCAGGGGCCGCCGGATCGACGGGCTGCACTCGCACCAGGCGGCGTCCCTGGGCATCGGGTACGTCCCTCAGGGCCGCCGTCTCTTCCCGTCTCTGTCGGTCGACGAGCACCTGAGACTCACCTTCCGCAAGGGAGCCGACGGCACGGCGTGGACTCCTGACGCGGTCTACGACCTCTTCCCCGAGATCGCCCGGAGGAGGAAACTGCCAGGGACACGGCTGAGCGGAGGCGAGCAGCAGATGCTGGCCATCGGCCGCGCGTTGGTCACGAATCCCGCCCTGCTGTTGCTCGATGAGCCCTCCGAGGGTCTCGCCCCGCTGGTTGTCCAGCACCTCATCGCAACGTTGCGGCGGCTCAGAGAGATGGGGACTGCCCTGCTGCTCGTCGAGCAGCAGCAGAGGATCGCGGATGTGCTCGCCGACCGGGTGTACGTGCTGACCGCCGGCCGCATCGTTCACCACGCCACGGGGAAGGAGTTCGCGGTCGACACCGAGGCAAGGCGGCAGCATCTTGGGATCTAG
- a CDS encoding branched-chain amino acid ABC transporter permease — MAMRRIWHWAIVVMGAALLVTLPGWMPAYYLTLTNRILFYSLLAVSFSFLAGRAGMTSLGQVAFFGFAAYAVGIMSVRYSIAFPWPVVVGVGGATLLAAAAGLIVIRTTGIYFLMITLALGQVMWGVANRWVSLTHAYDGIPGVVPPVVMGVALKDPRNFYFALLATSLVCLTVMLAITRSHFGLALRGIAASPTRMAALGYPVSLLRYLAFVLAGTLAGISGIFFVYHTGFVHTSVFDLQRSVWILLVSTLGGVATFAGPVVGVAIVVLLESFIGQLTHRHATVIGTLFMLTIILAPHGVTGHLGSVADHIDRRRRPSTPRD; from the coding sequence GTGGCCATGCGCCGGATCTGGCATTGGGCGATCGTCGTCATGGGAGCCGCCCTCCTTGTGACGCTGCCAGGATGGATGCCCGCGTACTATCTGACCCTGACCAACCGCATCCTATTCTACAGCCTGCTGGCGGTGAGCTTCAGCTTTCTTGCCGGGAGAGCGGGTATGACCTCACTCGGCCAGGTAGCGTTCTTTGGATTCGCAGCCTACGCGGTGGGGATCATGTCTGTCAGGTACAGCATCGCGTTCCCGTGGCCGGTTGTCGTGGGGGTGGGCGGCGCAACGTTGCTGGCCGCCGCCGCTGGACTGATCGTGATCCGCACGACCGGGATCTACTTCCTCATGATCACCCTCGCGCTCGGACAGGTCATGTGGGGAGTCGCGAATCGCTGGGTGTCGCTGACTCATGCATACGACGGGATCCCCGGGGTAGTACCACCCGTGGTCATGGGGGTCGCCCTCAAGGACCCGCGAAACTTCTACTTCGCGCTCCTGGCAACTTCGCTCGTCTGCCTCACCGTAATGCTGGCGATAACGCGCTCCCACTTCGGCCTCGCACTCAGGGGGATAGCCGCCAGCCCCACGCGCATGGCGGCGCTCGGCTACCCCGTATCGCTACTGCGCTACCTGGCCTTCGTTTTGGCGGGGACGCTTGCCGGCATCTCGGGGATCTTCTTCGTCTACCACACGGGATTTGTACATACCAGCGTCTTCGACCTTCAGCGCTCCGTCTGGATCCTGCTTGTCTCGACGCTGGGCGGCGTGGCGACATTCGCGGGACCGGTCGTGGGTGTGGCGATCGTGGTGCTGCTCGAGAGCTTCATCGGCCAACTCACCCACCGGCACGCGACCGTCATCGGCACGCTGTTCATGCTAACGATAATCCTGGCGCCTCATGGAGTCACAGGGCACCTCGGTTCCGTCGCGGACCACATAGACCGCAGAAGAAGGCCTTCCACACCGCGGGATTGA
- a CDS encoding UPF0261 family protein, whose product MGKRIAIVGALDTKGPEFAFVKQEVERRGHAVVVIDTSVVGMPAFPADVPRERVAEAGGSTVEELQAKADRGYAMEVMTRGVAAVVKELYDAGRIDGVLAMGGSAGTIIGTSAMRALPVGVPKVMVSTLASGDTKPYVGTKDVVMVPSVVDVAGVNRISARIYANAAGAIVGMVETPTPAIREKPLLAASMFGNTTPIVNRCRGIMEENGFEVLVFHATGTGGQTMESLIDDGYITGVLDITPTEWADELVGGVLTAGPTRMDAAPKKGIPQVVVPGCVDMANFWAPETVPEKFRDRRFYHWNPNVTLMRTSPEENAELGRIIAEKVSRSAGPAAIFLPLRGVSMLDAPGKEFWWPEADRSLFDAIKKHTGAGVEVHELDNNINDDAFADAVSAKMLQFLARTT is encoded by the coding sequence ATGGGAAAGCGGATCGCAATCGTGGGCGCACTGGACACGAAGGGGCCCGAGTTCGCCTTCGTAAAGCAGGAGGTCGAGCGGCGGGGCCACGCAGTCGTCGTCATAGACACAAGCGTGGTAGGGATGCCGGCGTTCCCCGCGGATGTGCCGCGAGAGCGTGTGGCAGAAGCCGGCGGATCGACGGTCGAGGAGCTGCAGGCAAAGGCCGACCGTGGGTACGCGATGGAAGTCATGACACGCGGCGTTGCGGCGGTCGTGAAGGAGCTGTACGACGCTGGAAGGATAGACGGGGTGCTCGCGATGGGGGGATCGGCCGGGACGATCATCGGGACCTCCGCGATGCGCGCGCTGCCTGTGGGCGTCCCGAAGGTGATGGTCAGCACGCTGGCTTCCGGGGACACGAAGCCCTACGTCGGGACCAAAGATGTCGTAATGGTGCCTTCGGTGGTGGACGTTGCCGGTGTCAACAGAATCAGCGCGCGGATATACGCCAATGCCGCCGGTGCAATCGTGGGAATGGTCGAGACGCCGACGCCCGCAATCCGAGAAAAGCCGCTCCTGGCCGCCTCGATGTTCGGCAACACGACTCCGATAGTCAACCGTTGCCGCGGCATCATGGAAGAGAACGGGTTCGAGGTGCTCGTGTTCCACGCCACGGGGACAGGTGGCCAGACGATGGAAAGCCTGATAGACGACGGATACATCACCGGGGTGCTCGACATTACGCCCACCGAGTGGGCCGACGAGCTGGTGGGCGGAGTCCTAACGGCGGGCCCCACGCGGATGGACGCGGCGCCCAAGAAGGGCATTCCGCAGGTGGTCGTGCCCGGATGCGTGGACATGGCCAACTTCTGGGCGCCCGAGACGGTGCCTGAGAAGTTCAGGGACCGTCGCTTCTACCACTGGAATCCAAACGTGACGCTGATGCGCACCTCCCCTGAGGAAAACGCCGAGTTGGGGCGCATCATCGCTGAGAAGGTCAGCCGGTCTGCCGGACCGGCGGCCATCTTTCTGCCGCTACGGGGTGTCTCGATGCTGGACGCGCCTGGCAAGGAGTTCTGGTGGCCAGAGGCCGACCGGTCGCTCTTCGACGCCATCAAGAAGCATACCGGCGCGGGCGTCGAGGTCCACGAGCTCGACAACAACATAAACGACGACGCGTTCGCCGACGCGGTGAGCGCCAAGATGCTGCAGTTCCTTGCACGAACGACATAG
- a CDS encoding MFS transporter codes for MILLKGESSAPAGNTRVMSPAGTTSASRQTWMLLATVFLVMVGFGIVMPILPFLARRFGASSLQMGLLITAWAVAQFAASPFWGLAADRIGRKPVLIIGLFGYTLAFLGMALAQSYEMLLAARVVGGLISASVLPSAQAIAADLSAPEERSTVMGRMGAGFGLGFLVGPAAGGILALAGPLVPFHVAAATSALAVPLVVRLVREPPPDARRAAAARLGTRALAQALRSPELPLYLMALATTWGGSSLFSMLGYYAIDRAGGTPADVGVMFTALGLGSVVAQGIAVGPVTRRLGEVRTIRAGFVAGAAGFLVVALAGSVAAITVAVCMTSLAMAFLRPSLAALNSRTTRLGYGTSLGMQTSFDSLGRALGPLGAGTLYGIVQAGPFLGAAAVYLVAAVGALRLQDGGGRRPTVPR; via the coding sequence ATGATTCTGCTCAAGGGGGAGAGCAGCGCGCCCGCAGGGAATACCCGGGTGATGTCTCCTGCCGGCACCACATCCGCCAGCCGCCAGACCTGGATGCTGCTTGCGACGGTCTTTCTGGTGATGGTGGGCTTTGGCATCGTGATGCCGATCCTTCCCTTCCTCGCGCGGCGGTTCGGGGCCTCTTCACTGCAGATGGGTCTGCTCATCACGGCATGGGCGGTCGCTCAATTCGCGGCATCACCGTTCTGGGGGCTGGCCGCCGACCGGATCGGCAGGAAGCCGGTGCTGATCATCGGCCTGTTCGGCTACACGCTCGCGTTTCTGGGCATGGCGCTCGCCCAATCCTACGAGATGCTGCTGGCCGCGCGTGTTGTAGGCGGACTCATCTCGGCCTCCGTGCTGCCGTCCGCGCAGGCCATCGCCGCAGACCTCAGCGCGCCGGAGGAGCGCAGCACGGTGATGGGCAGGATGGGCGCGGGGTTTGGCCTGGGTTTCCTCGTGGGGCCCGCGGCCGGCGGGATCCTGGCGCTTGCCGGGCCACTCGTTCCTTTCCACGTTGCTGCTGCCACGTCGGCGCTGGCCGTGCCTCTGGTTGTCCGGCTGGTGCGCGAACCACCCCCCGACGCCCGGCGTGCTGCCGCTGCGCGCCTCGGCACGCGAGCGCTGGCGCAGGCCCTGCGGAGCCCGGAACTCCCCCTGTATCTGATGGCCCTTGCCACGACATGGGGGGGGTCGAGCCTGTTCTCGATGCTCGGCTACTACGCGATTGACCGGGCAGGCGGGACACCCGCGGACGTCGGCGTGATGTTCACCGCCCTGGGGCTAGGATCGGTGGTGGCGCAAGGCATAGCCGTGGGGCCGGTGACGCGGAGGTTGGGAGAGGTCCGCACCATCCGCGCCGGATTCGTCGCCGGTGCCGCGGGGTTCTTGGTGGTGGCGCTGGCCGGATCGGTGGCCGCGATCACCGTAGCCGTCTGCATGACCTCGCTTGCGATGGCGTTTCTGCGGCCCTCACTGGCCGCGCTCAACTCCCGCACCACCCGGCTGGGCTACGGCACCTCGCTGGGGATGCAGACGTCGTTTGACAGCCTGGGCCGAGCACTGGGGCCGCTGGGGGCAGGGACGCTGTACGGCATTGTTCAGGCCGGACCGTTTCTCGGGGCCGCGGCGGTCTACCTTGTCGCGGCCGTCGGCGCTCTGCGACTTCAGGACGGCGGCGGGCGCCGTCCTACCGTCCCCAGGTGA
- a CDS encoding branched-chain amino acid ABC transporter permease codes for MLNLLFLNGLTYAALLFVMASGLTLAFGLMRIVNLSHGAYYLVGGYLGLTAFRITGSWPLALLAGGLSIAAIACLIERALLVWVRGKELPESLLTLAVAMILGDAAVAVWGGNPLNLQPPALLTPRLHVLGVVYPGFRVFVLIFGVLVGIGLWLLLMRTSLGMAVRAGVDDRETTAALGINVGRTMTAVFMLAGLLAGFAGVIGGSYWALAPGEDFQALALSLVTIVIGGMGSLIGAAVGALITAMTLSFATAYFPDFSLFFVFAPMALVLAVRPQGLFGR; via the coding sequence ATGCTGAATCTGCTGTTCCTGAATGGTCTGACCTATGCTGCGCTGTTGTTCGTGATGGCGAGTGGGCTGACCCTCGCATTCGGACTCATGCGCATAGTGAACCTATCGCACGGTGCCTACTACCTGGTCGGTGGGTACCTGGGTCTGACCGCCTTCAGAATCACGGGCAGCTGGCCCCTCGCGTTGCTCGCCGGCGGCCTCTCTATCGCGGCCATCGCCTGCCTGATTGAGCGGGCGCTCCTGGTGTGGGTGAGGGGCAAGGAGCTGCCCGAGTCGCTGCTTACGCTCGCGGTGGCCATGATCCTCGGTGACGCGGCCGTGGCGGTCTGGGGAGGCAATCCTCTCAACCTCCAGCCCCCCGCGCTGCTCACGCCGCGCCTGCACGTGCTCGGGGTGGTCTACCCAGGGTTCCGGGTCTTCGTGCTGATCTTTGGGGTCCTTGTGGGCATAGGGCTGTGGCTGCTGCTGATGAGGACCTCGCTGGGAATGGCCGTGAGGGCAGGCGTGGATGACCGGGAGACAACCGCCGCGCTCGGCATCAACGTCGGCCGCACGATGACCGCGGTGTTTATGCTGGCCGGGCTGCTGGCGGGCTTCGCGGGAGTGATCGGGGGGTCCTACTGGGCGCTCGCCCCGGGCGAGGACTTCCAGGCACTCGCCCTCTCGCTCGTCACGATAGTCATTGGCGGGATGGGCAGCCTGATCGGTGCGGCCGTGGGGGCCCTGATAACCGCGATGACGCTCAGCTTCGCCACCGCCTACTTCCCGGACTTCTCCCTGTTCTTCGTGTTCGCGCCAATGGCGCTCGTTCTTGCGGTCAGGCCTCAGGGCCTGTTTGGGAGATAG
- a CDS encoding phosphoenolpyruvate hydrolase family protein — MGKRIPRQVVLERFREKIGRGEPIIGGGAGTGISAKMAEAGGIDLIIIYNSGRYRMAGRGSLAGLMPYGDANAIVIEMAYEVIPVIKHTPVLAGVCGTDPFRDMEVFLGEVARLNFSGVQNFPTVGLIDGVFRENLEATGMGYDKEVEMIRLAHEMDLITAPYVFDADTANRMATAGADILVPHVGLTTAGTIGAAVALTLDEAIQKVMAMAEAAKAVRPDILVLCHGGPFDEPENVAKALARMPGIAGFFGASSVERLPTERAITEQVRSFKSIRLA; from the coding sequence ATGGGCAAGAGGATTCCGCGACAGGTTGTCCTCGAGCGGTTTCGTGAGAAGATCGGCCGGGGCGAGCCGATCATCGGCGGCGGTGCTGGTACCGGCATCTCGGCCAAGATGGCAGAAGCCGGCGGAATCGATCTGATCATCATCTACAACTCCGGTCGCTACCGCATGGCTGGGCGGGGTTCTCTCGCCGGGCTGATGCCGTACGGTGACGCCAACGCCATCGTGATAGAGATGGCATACGAGGTCATCCCGGTGATCAAGCACACGCCGGTCCTGGCCGGAGTCTGTGGCACTGATCCCTTCAGGGATATGGAGGTCTTCCTCGGCGAGGTGGCCCGGCTTAACTTTTCGGGCGTCCAGAACTTCCCAACCGTGGGGCTCATCGACGGCGTCTTCCGGGAGAACCTGGAGGCGACCGGGATGGGATACGACAAGGAAGTCGAGATGATCCGGTTGGCCCACGAGATGGACCTGATAACCGCACCTTACGTCTTCGACGCCGACACTGCCAACAGGATGGCCACGGCCGGCGCGGACATCCTCGTGCCCCACGTGGGGCTGACCACGGCGGGCACGATCGGGGCTGCGGTCGCACTCACCCTCGACGAGGCGATCCAGAAGGTCATGGCCATGGCAGAGGCGGCCAAGGCCGTGCGGCCGGACATCCTCGTGCTCTGTCATGGTGGGCCGTTCGACGAGCCGGAGAACGTGGCGAAGGCCCTAGCAAGGATGCCAGGAATCGCTGGGTTCTTCGGCGCTTCCAGCGTGGAGCGGCTACCCACCGAGCGCGCGATCACCGAGCAGGTGCGCTCGTTCAAGTCGATCAGGCTTGCCTGA
- a CDS encoding ABC transporter ATP-binding protein, protein MDHRSPEALRAERLTKTFGGITALDDVSLSIPAGERRGLIGPNGAGKTTLFNSITGEIPPDHGRVSLFGEDVTHLSVQQRARLGIGRTYQVTNLFLDLTVEENLFLASGGSVSTNVLKPWRRNSARLDRAREVAEFVGLGERISAKVDALGHGEQRQLEIGVALAARPRLLMLDEPVAGLAPSERQRMMRFLGSLDRSVTLLLVEHDMDVVLGLADRVTVLHNGRVIADGAPDVVRADARVQEVYMGEWVNHG, encoded by the coding sequence ATGGACCACCGATCGCCGGAAGCTCTGCGAGCGGAGAGGCTCACCAAGACCTTCGGAGGCATTACTGCCCTCGATGATGTGAGCCTCTCCATCCCCGCCGGTGAGCGCCGGGGCCTCATTGGCCCAAACGGTGCCGGAAAGACGACTCTCTTCAACTCGATCACGGGCGAGATACCACCAGATCATGGCCGCGTGTCGCTGTTTGGAGAAGACGTCACCCACCTGAGCGTTCAGCAGAGGGCCCGGCTGGGCATCGGCAGGACGTACCAGGTCACCAATCTCTTCCTGGACCTCACCGTGGAAGAGAACCTGTTTCTTGCCTCTGGCGGGAGCGTATCCACCAATGTCCTCAAGCCCTGGCGCCGTAACTCGGCGCGCCTCGACAGGGCGCGAGAAGTGGCAGAGTTCGTCGGACTGGGTGAAAGGATCTCGGCGAAGGTCGACGCCCTGGGGCACGGCGAGCAGCGCCAGCTCGAGATCGGCGTTGCGCTTGCCGCCCGCCCGAGGCTGCTGATGCTCGACGAGCCGGTCGCGGGACTGGCGCCTTCTGAGCGCCAGCGCATGATGCGCTTCCTCGGGAGCCTCGACCGTTCAGTGACACTGCTGCTCGTGGAACACGACATGGATGTGGTGCTCGGGCTTGCCGACCGCGTGACCGTGCTGCACAACGGGCGGGTGATCGCGGATGGCGCGCCCGATGTGGTGCGTGCGGACGCCCGCGTCCAGGAAGTCTACATGGGCGAGTGGGTCAACCATGGGTGA
- a CDS encoding FAD-binding oxidoreductase, giving the protein MMAAADVIVVGAGCTGASAAFWLASRHGQKVVLLDRGTVGGGPTGRSSGIVRMHYSYAPLIQLALRSRDVFVNFDAVVGGSADFRKTGFLLLVPQGQERTVEANVRLQRALGVDTTVLDREAIADLDARLRTDDVGAGAYEPGSGYADGYATATAFAAAARRHGAEVREGTPAVRLVVEGSRIAGVETPTGRIAAGAVLVAAGPWTPVLLGPLGIDLPIRTTRHQVVLFEVEEPAAPLGFILVDLGMGFYMRPDIGYQFHGGSVEEYPDEEVPADAFNEGTDFDFVEKMAQRLAHRVPAFSGVGVKGGYASLYDVTPDWQPILGPIPDVGGLFIAAGFSGHGFKLSPALGETLAGLVVTGRCGEIDLGPFRPSRFVEGALFHSPYAHGIVG; this is encoded by the coding sequence ATGATGGCAGCAGCAGACGTGATCGTGGTAGGAGCCGGCTGCACCGGCGCGAGCGCCGCATTCTGGCTCGCGTCACGGCACGGGCAGAAGGTGGTGCTTCTTGATCGGGGCACCGTTGGCGGCGGACCCACCGGCCGCTCCAGCGGCATCGTGCGCATGCACTACTCCTACGCACCCCTGATTCAGCTGGCACTGCGCAGCCGCGATGTGTTCGTGAACTTCGATGCCGTCGTCGGCGGGAGCGCCGACTTCAGGAAGACCGGATTCCTGCTGCTGGTACCGCAGGGGCAGGAGAGGACTGTCGAGGCGAACGTCCGGCTGCAACGCGCTCTCGGTGTGGACACCACGGTGCTGGACCGCGAGGCCATCGCCGATCTCGACGCCCGGCTGCGCACCGACGATGTGGGCGCAGGGGCCTACGAGCCCGGCTCAGGGTATGCCGACGGGTACGCCACAGCGACCGCGTTCGCAGCCGCGGCCAGGCGGCACGGTGCAGAGGTGCGGGAAGGCACGCCGGCCGTCCGCCTGGTGGTCGAGGGCTCACGGATCGCCGGGGTGGAAACCCCAACAGGCCGGATTGCGGCCGGGGCTGTGCTGGTTGCCGCCGGGCCGTGGACGCCAGTACTGCTGGGTCCTCTGGGGATTGATCTGCCCATTCGCACCACGCGCCACCAGGTGGTGCTGTTCGAGGTGGAAGAGCCGGCAGCGCCTCTCGGCTTCATCCTCGTGGACCTGGGGATGGGTTTCTACATGCGCCCCGACATTGGGTACCAGTTCCATGGCGGGTCGGTCGAGGAGTACCCAGACGAGGAGGTGCCTGCCGATGCCTTCAACGAGGGAACCGACTTTGATTTCGTCGAGAAGATGGCTCAGCGATTGGCGCACCGCGTGCCTGCTTTCTCGGGCGTGGGGGTGAAGGGGGGGTACGCCAGTCTCTACGACGTCACCCCGGATTGGCAGCCGATCCTGGGCCCGATTCCTGACGTGGGCGGCCTGTTCATCGCCGCGGGCTTCAGCGGGCACGGGTTCAAGTTGAGTCCCGCGCTCGGAGAAACCCTGGCAGGTCTTGTCGTGACCGGTCGCTGCGGCGAGATAGATCTTGGCCCGTTCCGGCCATCACGGTTCGTCGAGGGCGCTTTGTTCCACAGCCCGTACGCGCACGGGATCGTGGGCTGA
- a CDS encoding HAD-IIA family hydrolase — protein MILRKLRGFLFDMDGVLYRGRRVLPGARALLADLDRKGVPFALVTNNSTRTPRQYTRFLATMGMRVPVERIVTSSVGTATYLRATLKPGSRVLVVGEPPFRRAIARAGFVLAWEDVAAVVVGLDRRMTYRKLALAAEALARGAEFVASNPDPLVPTETGAMPGAGALVSALQYASGRKPVVIGKPDPRLLREAMARIGTRPAQTAMVGDQLGTDIAAGRAAGLFTILVLTGVTAERSRTDGDPRPDLTVRDLNGLRRWMISAPSR, from the coding sequence ATGATCCTGAGAAAGCTCCGCGGCTTCCTCTTCGACATGGACGGCGTACTCTATCGGGGCAGGCGCGTGCTCCCTGGCGCACGCGCGCTGCTGGCGGATCTCGACCGGAAGGGTGTCCCCTTCGCGCTTGTGACAAACAACAGCACCCGGACCCCGCGCCAGTACACCAGGTTCCTCGCCACGATGGGAATGCGAGTGCCGGTCGAGCGCATCGTTACCTCTTCGGTGGGAACAGCGACGTACCTGCGCGCCACCCTGAAGCCCGGATCCCGCGTGCTGGTCGTCGGCGAACCGCCGTTCCGGCGGGCGATAGCCAGGGCAGGGTTTGTCCTGGCGTGGGAAGACGTCGCGGCGGTCGTGGTAGGGCTGGACCGGCGGATGACCTACCGGAAGCTCGCCCTGGCCGCCGAGGCGCTTGCCCGGGGAGCAGAGTTCGTGGCCTCCAATCCGGATCCGCTGGTCCCCACAGAGACCGGTGCCATGCCCGGCGCCGGGGCTCTGGTCAGCGCGCTACAATACGCCAGCGGCCGGAAGCCGGTCGTGATCGGCAAACCCGACCCCCGGCTGCTTCGTGAGGCGATGGCCCGGATAGGGACGCGCCCGGCGCAGACCGCGATGGTTGGCGACCAACTCGGCACCGACATAGCGGCGGGCCGCGCCGCCGGGCTGTTCACGATCCTTGTACTCACCGGCGTTACGGCGGAGCGGTCCCGAACTGACGGTGATCCCCGCCCCGATCTAACCGTGCGCGACCTGAACGGTCTCCGGCGCTGGATGATTAGCGCCCCATCCCGCTGA